The proteins below come from a single Cannabis sativa cultivar Pink pepper isolate KNU-18-1 chromosome 3, ASM2916894v1, whole genome shotgun sequence genomic window:
- the LOC115703578 gene encoding uncharacterized protein LOC115703578 has translation MLTQNFSSPTVNQQRETERMAAKALFGCTAIFEKNASFSPLLIKSMATQKPIPAASRTVSSKKNSTVFPLGEGPRSSPLTSTPPVKLLTRVEQLKLLTKAEKAGLLSAAEKFGLSLSTIEKLGLLSKAEELGVLSAATDPGTPGALLTLSLVLLILGPSCVYLVPEDYPWELALQALVVLLSVVGGSAAFAASNFVSNLQRSN, from the exons ATGCTCACCCAAAACTTTTCTTCACCCACTGTAAACCAgcagagagagacagagagaatGGCTGCTAAAGCCTTGTTTGGCTGCACTGCAATATTTGAGAAGAATGCTTCTTTTTCTCCCCTTCTCATCAAATCTATGGCTACCCAGAAGCCTATTCCAGCAGCTAGTAGAACTGTTAGCTCCAAGAAG AATTCAACTGTGTTCCCTCTAGGAGAAGGTCCCCGGAGTAGCCCTTTAACAAGTACCCCACCAGTGAAGTTGCTGACAAGGGTGGAGCAGTTGAAGCTACTGACAAAAGCTGAGAAGGCCGGGTTGTTATCTGCAGCCGAGAAGTTCGGGCTCTCGCTGTCGACAATAGAGAAGCTTGGGCTGCTGTCAAAGGCAGAGGAATTGGGAGTCTTATCAGCAGCCACTGATCCAGGAACTCCAGGAGCATTGTTGACCCTCAGCTTAGTGTTACTAATTTTGGGTCCTTCTTGTGTTTATCTTGTGCCTGAGGATTACCCTTGGGAGCTAGCCCTTCAAGCTCTTGTTGTTTTGCTTTCTGTGGTTGGGGGTTCTGCAGCTTTTGCTGCATCAAATTTCGTATCTAATTTGCAGAGATCCAATTGA